ATCCGCGTCGGGAGGGCGCACTCCAGCTTCAGCGGGTACGGCCCCGAGCGGCTGCGGGCGGGCGTGGCATGCACGGCGGGCCCAAGCGGGCGGGAACAGCGGAGACGGCCGGCGGCTCCAAGGTGAGCATGCGGGCTCGCCACATGTGCAGAGGCGGCGGGAGTGGCGAGCTCGGGCGGGCGCGCCGAGAACGGTGGAGGCGGACGGCCGGTGGCCTTGTGATGGGTGGGCGAGCTCGGGCGGGAACGGCAAAGGAGGCCTAGCCGTCGGAGTTCCACGATATGGCCGAATTCCTCAAGCTCGACTTCGTCAAGGCATTCGACTCCGTCAGCTCGTCCAGCCTCCGCTCCGTCATGCTCGCCCGTGGCTTCCCCGTCTTGTGGTGCGACTGGCTCGACGACATCTTCTCCTCCTCGCGCTTTGCGGTTCTCCTCAATGGAGTGCCTGTCAGATGCGCGTCAGGGGTCTGCGTCAAGGCGACCCTCTGTCGCCATACCTCTTCCTCATCACTGCCGACGTTCTCCAGCGGCTGGTTCGCCGTGACAACGTGTTCCTACATCCCCTGGTGGACAATGCTCCTTGCCTGGTGCTCCAATATGCCGACGACACGCTCCTCATCCTGCACGCGGACGTTGCCGCTGCGCGTCGTCGCTCATCCTCAGACAGTTCGAGCATGCGACTGGGCTTGCTATCAACTACGAGAAGAGCATCCTAGTTCCGATGCATGTCGACACCGCGAGGCTCAGTGGCATCCAATCAACTCTCAACTGCCGCGTCAAAGGGTTCCCTCAGACTTACCTCGGGCTGCCACTGTCTACGGAGAAGCTCCGTATGGCGGCGTTCAACCCTCTCATCGCCAAGGTGGACAAGTATTTATCAGGTTGGCGTGCCCTCCTCCTCTCTGCCGGTGGGCATCTTGTCCTCCTCAATGCCGTGCTCGGTGCCCTGCCCACTTTCGCCATGGGTGCTCTCGAACTACCTCCTGTAGTGCTCGCCGTCCTCGACAGACTTCGTCGTGCCTTCCACTGGGCTGCCACAGACAAGGTCAGCGGTGCTAAATGCCTCGTGTCGTGGGAGCAGGTCTGCCATTCGAGGAACGAAGGAGGCCTGGGCGTGCGCTCCATCTCCGCCCAGAATTCTTGCCTCCTGCTCAAGCTCCTCCATAGGCTGTACTACGCCACCGACGAGTCGTGGCTGCGGCTGGTTCTGGGAAGCGCAGGCTGGGCTACCACTTGATATCTATGGATCGGACACGGCGCTCTTGGGCGCTCACTGGTCCTCGCTGTGTCGCCTCCTTCCTCTCTACCGCATCATCTCCCGCGTCAAGATTGGCAATGGGGCGCGGACGGCGTTCTGGCTCGACTGGTGGTTGCCCTCTGGGCCCATTTCCATCACGATGCCGGAGCTCTTCTCCCACTGTTCCCTGCAATGCGCCTCCGTGCGGCAAGTGCTGATGCACGGGATCGACGCCGTGTTGGCCCCGCGCCTGTCCACTATGGCCTCCCGGCAGCGTGAAGAACTCATGCTGCTCCTGTCCCCGGTGCACCTCGCCAACACCGTCGACGTGCGCACGCTCCCTCTCTGCAGCAAAGCCGGCGGAAAGCTCAGCACCTCCGCCCTCTACAAGTTGTGCACCTTCGGCGGTGTGCTGGACGCGCACCACGAGTTCATCTGGGCCAGCTACGCCCCGTCAAAGGTCAAGTTCTTCGGCTGGCTTGCCGTCAGAGACCGTAACCAGTGCCGGAGTAACCTCCTTCGGAAAGGGATCCTCTCGGATGATGAGAGCGGCTGCCCCATCTGCGCGACGTCGCTCGAGACGACAAGCCATATCCTGTTCGGCTGCCATTTTGCTCGACAGTTCTGGGGCTCCATCAGCGCGGAGCAAGATGGGAAACACCTTGCCTCTATGGCGGCGACATGCAGCGTCCCGTCGCCCGCTCTGCCGGGCTCGGCCTCCACCCATCGCCTTCTCTGTTTGTGGCAGCTCTGGAAACATCAGAACTATGTTGTTTTCAACGGTCTCGCTCCCTCCATTAAGCTCATCCGCAAGCGATGCCGGGACGATGTGATTCTCTGGCGTGCCCGTCTTCCTATGGGGAGGCATGCTGACGTTGATGTCTAGCTCTCCTTCTTTCTTCCTAGGCGAGGGCCTGTTGCATCATGACCTGATCCATGCCCTCTCTTCGAGCTCACCCCCGCTGCGTTGGGTGCTGCCTCCCTCTCCCCCGTGTAACTGCTGCTGTACAAAAACTTCGGGAAATTCACCCGATCTTCGGATGATACGAATACAAACCATTCAGGTGGGAGCCTTTGTGCTCGCCCCGTGAAAACTCAAAAAATTGGTCAACCATGGTGGGAACCTGGGAGGTAGGAAAAATAAAAATGTGCTAATAAGTGGTCGGGTGCTTGCTGGCGCTTCCGAGCCTCCATTTCGTAGCCGTCCTATGTTGTTGACCACGATGATTGTCGCCCGGATGTTTCGACAGACAGATCTTCACTTGAGCAAACGCCGCACGCAGTGCCATCCCCGGCAGCCGGGGCGCTCACCCTCACCTCCATCTCCGGCAGCCGGGGCGCTCACCCTTGTCTCCATGTACGACCAAAACCGCTCTTCGCCCCGCCCCCATCTCCGACCGTCACCGCACTTCTCCCCGCCCCATCTCCGGCTACCACGTGCTTCGGCCCTTGCCCAACTCTGGCTGCCACACGCACCGGCCCTCACCCATCTCCTGCTGCCACGCGCTCCGTCTCGCACCCAATCTCCGGCCACCACTGTGCATCGTCCCACTCCGATGTGGACGAGGGAGAATCAGCATCTGGCCGCGGCAGCGACAGCCACGGCAATCAATTTGAGCTGAGGTGGAGCAGCACCTTGCCGTGGCGGCTACTACCACCAATCGGGAGGTGTGTGGCGCTAGATCTTGTCTTGAGTTGTCCCAACCAACCTCTTTCTACTCGTTTCGATCTTGGGTCTGGGACCTGTCCGATGTCGACAACGGCGGGTGGGTGCTCCTTCGCGGCCGCCGAATCCAGTCTTCACGGTTGGCATCGGAAGCTGGAAGGACGTCGTGATGTACTTCTGCTTGGGTTCCTGCGACCTCTCTTCCACCCAGATCCTCTCCAGATAGCTCACTGAAACCTAGATGTAGCACCTCCAGCCATAATTGTATTTTCTGAATGCGTGCAGAAATGGGAATGTCAGGTGGATTGGCATGTTCATAGATATTCTAGTGTATATGTTGAAATTTTGGAATCCACAAGGAGAAATTAGAGAGGTGGCAGGAGGAGGTCCTGAGCTGTGCGCTTGCGACATGTCAACCCAGCAAACTTGTGCCTTCTCTCATCTGCTTCTATCACATTTTCAACCAAGGAAAAATATCCAGCAACACCAATGAATCCCTATTTAATATCCATTATATAGCTGAATTTCCTAGCGCAACAACACTACTACTGAATATCAAAGTGAATACACGCTGCTTCTAAATTCCAACTTTACACATTACGAAAACACCTGAAAAATAGGTGTAAAAGCATAACTTTACACATTACATaagaaaaaacatgaaaaagtgaAAAAACACAACTTTACACATTCATATTATAGGTTATGGTAGTAGATGGTCCGGGGCTATTTTAGAGTCTACACACACTATAATCGGATGTTTAGTGTGGGGTTAGAGATTAGTGCCTGAACCTATATGGGCTGGTACCTTTTTGTTTGATATTTCACCTCTTTGTGTGCAATTATGCAATTATATTTTGTTGGTTTTATCCCATGAATCAAGTTTCTTAGACACATTTTGTAGGTTAAGTTGCAACAACAAAGCAGTTAAGTTGCTGAATTTTCTTTTGCATGTACTTGTGGCTGTGGTCTAACTAAGTTGCATTTTCAAAGGGAGGGGATCTGCTTGTGCAGGTGTGTATTGGTGGACGCAACTTTTGGCCCAGGCTGTAGCGTACGATGTGCGCGAAACGCGGGGACGGTTTTCGGAACGAGGTTCGATCATATCGTAATTTCCATATCGATTGGTATGCTCCTTTGGACTAACGAGCTAGTGTTTACTACGTACAGAAGCTTTTTATATATCTAAGTTCTTTGTCGAACTAAATTGCAGTTTTCCATCACCTAGTTGCTTTTTGGCTCTATGTAAGTTGCACTTCAGGATTCACTTTGTTGTTTTCCCTTGGCATGTGGTCCTTTTGAATTATATCCAAGTTGTAGCTTTTGGATCACCTAGTTGCTTTCTGACTTCATGTAGGTTACAGTTTTGCATTCACTTTCTTGTATTTTTTCTGCCGGTATTATTTCGTGGATGAGCTAAGTTCATTTTTGTATGCTCATTAAATTGCATATCCAGTGATTTCTGTTATGTTTTTTTTATTAAGTTGCATATCTTGGGATCTTAGTTGTTTTTTGTCTGCTCATTAAGTTGCATATCCAGTAATCTTATTACCTTCTTTTGTTGGTTTGGGTAGCTTATCAAGCATGTCGCTCGATATCTTATTACCTTTCTGTATGCTCATTAAGTCACATATACAGGGATCTTGAGAGTGCGGCCGGCTGTCAGCTGCGAATGCCATCCATCACATTGTTGGTGCTTAGAGCGATCCCTAGCCGGTGCTGCCAGCCATGGTACTTCACGCGAACTCGTGGCCATCCGACCAATGTAAGTTGCTTATCAATATAATTAATTTTCTTACTGCTACTTCTTAAGTTGCTTATTGAAACTTGTTAAGTTGGTTGTAAATCCGTGgactgaaattttagagaaatagtTTTGTATGCTCAAGGTATTTTTTGTGTTTCTCATTTGATCCAAGTTTCTTACCCACTTTAATAAAGCTCTTAATTAAGCTACGACTTTTGAATTCAGTACTTCTTTGTCTAGAAATTGTGCTAAGTAGCTCCATCACCAGTCTCACTCCTAGAAACCATCCATCACACATGCACGAAGACCTATTCTTCTGCTACTAACAAACTCAACCATGCCTCAACTGACTAAGGTACGATTAACCTGCTGAATCACTCGGCTGGGGCTAGTGTGTGCAGTCCTTTGTCATCACAGCTCACATGCGCCACTGCTTCAAACAACAACATCCGCATCGCATGGCCGTCGGAAGCTCGCCTTGTGTTGGGGCGTCTTGCCATGCATACACTCAACTAAAGCTTTATGATGTCAGTGGCTTCAACCATTTATGCTCCAATGGAACTTAAAGTTGCCATTTACTGCCAAAAGTGAGAACAAAAAGTAGGGTAAAGCCATCTGCAAACCGTTGAGTGTCATTCTAAAATCCTGTCTGTTGGGTATATTTGGATGGCCACGATACATATTCCAAGATTTCTGATGTATAGACCTAAGCCTGCATTTTTGTTTACAGTAGCCTCAGCTCGAACATGTGCCGCAGTAATTAAAGGGTGGTTTTAGAGATCAGTGACTCTACATTATCATTGGCTTATAGGGGGTATCAATAACTGTTTGCACAAACAGGGGGTTTATTTTTATAGGATTTTAGTTgtccttagagcatccccactcatctccccgagaagccccccacgaccactttttttcatccggacggcgaaaaacggcccagtcaggcccccggttcctTGTTTTGGATTTGGGCttatttcgtccggactccccacgCCAACCCCGGTTCCCTGGGGTCTTCCCGGGGGCTCCGGATGGAGCGAATGCGAATCACGCACGCTGGGCCACTGTCAGTGAAGGATAGAGAATAAACATGGGTCCCTCCacccacctctctctctctcccatcctTTCTCTCTCCCCGACGCCACCGGCCACGCTGACCACGCCCTGGCTCTCCCGCCCCGCCGGCCACCGGCCAAGCTGACCCACCGCCCCACCCTCCCAACCCTCCGGCCACGCCGCCCCTCACGCCACTCCGCCTTCGTCCACGCCATCGGTGGCGGGCGCCCGGTCCCCGCTGGTCTCTTCCTGCTGCCAGGCGTCGAGGCCGGGCCTCTTCCATCCGCGCCGCCGGCCACGCCCGCACACCGCCGCGCCTCGAGCGAGGCCGCCCCAGCTCGCCACCGCACCACCAGCGGCCACCCGCTCTCCTCACTTGGTCGGCGCCGTTCTTCTCACTCGGCTGGCCCCCGCACACCCACCTGCTCACGTCCTGAGCGAGGCGAGGCCGTGGCGCCCTCGAGCCCGCGGAGGCGCAGTAGGTCAAGGCCAAGCGGGGCCAGCGCGGGTGAAGTCATGGCCGGGCTGGTCATGGCTGGCCGGCGGAGGCGAGGTGCATCGAGGCCAGCGAGACCAGCGTGGGCGAGGTTGTAGCCGGCATGGTCCATGGTCGAACACCTCATGAGCAGCTCGGCGTGGGGTGCACATGGCTGGAAGTTTGTTGCCCCCCATGCCAAAAATTGATCCAATCCGGAGCTAATTTCGTCCGGAATTCAGCCCGGGGGCCtccaacggctggagatgctctgaagACGTAACACCTACATTGCTCTGAATACAGTACTTTGTTGCTTCACATGTGTTTCTAAgcttcttttttttttgcgaatgacTTCTAATCTGTTTATAAATACTTTGTTGCACATGTTCTAAGTCACTTATACCTACATCACTTTGTTGTCTCACACATGTTCTAAGTAGCTTACAAATAATGCCCGATGATTGTACATAATGTGTTGTCTCACAAATTATACTTTTTTCCCAAGTTGTCGATGACTATAATACTTTGTTGCCTCACACATCCCCTAAGTAGGTTACACATAATGTTGACGATCTTTGGTTTTGAAATCAATACTTTATTGCCTCACATGGACAAGTTTTTCTGACAATATAGTTAAGTTGCTTCCCCGTGCTATTAACTTTGCTCTTGCGGTAGTTAAGTTCATTCGTAGATTTAAGTTGTTAGGAAAATATTGATAAGTTGTTTCTACCAACATAATTAAGTTGCTTTCCCATGCTATAACTTTGATTTTGTGAAATTTAATTAGGTTCATTTACGTAGATTGAAGTTGCTTCTGCAATATTTTGTTTCTGGCAACATAGTTAAGTTGTTTTCCGACAATATTAACTTTGCTTTTGCAGTAGTTGATTAAGTTCATTTAAGTAGAATGAAGTTGCTTTTTCAATATAGGTAAGTTGTTTATGGCGACATAGTTACGTTACTTGCAATATTTATTTAAGTTTAATACATATATTGTGTAGTTGCTTTTTAGGGTGCATCTGATAAGTTGTAGTTTGTCATGCACTTAGTTGTATTTACCACATCACCTAGTTGCTTCTCGGGGTGCATCTGATAAGTTCTAGTCTGTCATGCACTATGTTGTAGTTACCGGACTGTCTAGTTGCTTTTCAGCTGCATTTGATAAGTTGTGTTTATCATGTGCTAAGTTGTAGTTACTAGATCACCTATTTGCTTTTCTGGGGTGTTTGATAAGTTGTTGTCTGTCATGCACTAAGTTGTATTTACTGGACTGTCTAGTTGCTTTTCGGATGCATTTGATATGTTGCATTTTTTATTCCACTTGTTGATGCTGAGACTGAATTCGTTTCAGTTTTCATACACTTGCTACTTTTAAAACCAAGTTGTTTTCCAATAGATATTTGTCCGTGTACATCAAAATTATATCTATTGATGTTTCATGAAAACTGATAATAGTTTTGACATTCTATTTGAAACTTGCAGCCTTTTGAATTCGTTTGGAACAACTAAGGTGCATGTGACGTCACATCCAATTTTTTGGCACTAATGTTTCTTAACTTTATGTTTCCTTGCATATTAGTGGCCGCTAAAAAAATTGAAGCATCAGTTTGTGAAAGTACTTACAAGTGAAACCAGGTCTGCGTATAGTTGCTAAGTAGATGCTAGTTTGCAGCTGGTCTGTGCATTCAAATTGACAAACCTGGTATTCGTCAAGTTGTATCTATCATACAACAATGTTGTTCCAGGTTTTGGGAAGATATTATGTCATAGTTGCTTCTACAAGTTTTGTTCCCCCAAAACATTATAATGTGAATGAATATTGAGTTGCCACTAAGTTTGCTTTGCTATGTTGCTACTAAGTTTACTGCTACAAACAAATGTGTTGTTATTTTACATCCTCGTCTTGGGGTCCAACAACTGACTTCACATCTGACACCTTGAATATAGAAGTTGTAGATCCTAAACTCCTGATGGAGATATCAAGGAAGAGGAAAAAATGTGTCTTGCGGAGAAGGAGGGAGAGGGGCGTCACATACTCACATGGATGCAAGGAAGTGGTTGGCGTGAGAGTTCTGGCGCGTGAGATTGGGCTGGGACAGCGAACGCCGGGGTGGAAACTTGGCCGGGCGGGGGGTACTGTGGGCTCTTTTCTCGGGTTGGTCCCATTTCTTATCGGGCGAACTTTCCTAATTAGGGCGATGGCCGATTGGGACTAACTAGCCACCGATTGCTCCCTAGACACGTCCAATAAAAGAATTAGAAAATAAAGGAGAGAGACTCTAAAATTTACAGAGAACCTCCTATAAATTACTTGTCTTGTGTTGGTCGTACTCAACCTTCACATCTCGTTCCACATTATCACTGATATGTTGTCACACCTCGTTAGAACGGCTGAAATTGACAATCAGTCTTCATTGGAACGGATTTGTGCAATAACGGTGGTCTCCAATTTCGCCGAATAGTGGTGGATTTTCGAACTTCACGCTTCTAATattccaggtttagaggctacaaaatgagagaacgccaaaatgtgcattgcattcatgtatagaaaatccggggaattttggcgctttcaaataaaacttgtcacagtaactgaagtttcacctgacttgctggaattgaagtagatcatcaagtcaagcgctataaacttcactgtgatctttgctaaaactttattttgggtagagatgatttgatctatggactagatcaaatgggATTAGCTTTACTAACACAACACATTAAGTGAGGATCAAATACCAAATCCTATTAAGGATAATAGCATGGtagtccttacaacaacacattctttaagaattaaaccctaacttattaacatttaaaagttagcaactacctttgtgtgtaatttaattcacttctaaatttATTACCAAGTAAGGTAAACCacggggtctaaagtgcataaaagccacacattcttatttaaatcataacttattaaatatatggaatatcacaaaactaaattcgtttacattacgaattatagttcaaactatttgaataaaattaacaatgagtattttgaaactcatatgatcatgccttggtgaaatcaagcaacaactatccaaaattgaggaataaccttcaaccttgaccttttgaccaatattataatataaacccaaccaaatatgatatagtgcctcatccacaataataaaaccatccacaagatatttagtaataaatgccacttggctatccaaagataaatcatatgagaggataatgatcatgccacataggatgaaaatatctacatgacttgcatcccaagctttgccacctcatgttcaaatgattgttatggatgagggcatgacaaccaaacaccttactcatcaaaccaaaacaagagtcatccacctatgtgtcatgatactagagcttgcccaagcctataaaaggagccacaccccttcatccatttgatcatctaGTACCATGTTACAAGGAAACCAAAACCTTGAGACCATCCAtacattagctaggatcaagatgaagaagctaggaggtggaggcatgccacaagatgcaggtttatcagatttcctgaagaacaagctacataagatTGCAAGGTAAAATTCcttggcaaaccatatatttacaagatcatatcatcatattctGAGTAGAGCCTTAGGATGTGTCAAagtattgagaagtgagagaagtgataatactaaccatagctatgttcatacaagaatactagagaagtactaatcctagttgttcacgtcaatatttgatcttggaggtgagaaccctattccaataGCAAGACCTTAgaaaaccaattccataatcatcataaCTTGGTAttaatcataaaccctaagaatctacgaTAATTGTGATGAGAGGAAAAATAAAGAGAGATTAATGAggaataagttgatcatgtctaatgcatgaccatgctttggagatataGAAGATAAGTTCAACTTAtgtgataagcagatatcatccatcacatgaaatgataggtatACCATTAGTAGTTAACCCTAGATTATTCCTCATATCCTGAGTGGAGGAGTAATGGCATTACACTTAAACCTTGcttatccaaacacttgagacaaccCTAGTATTGTCTTAATACAAGAATCCTATCAaggtgaggaagagtaaccctagaCAATAAAACATAACCATAGCTTATGCCCATAACCAAatcctagtttgtgtatcacttgggtgatcacaactaaaaccctagaccacatttgagTTCCAATCCATGTATCACTTGGtatcataagtagaaccctaccACACCTAATGTCCAAGTATGTTTCAATTAGTGAAACATAAGCAAAAAACCAAGACTATTCCACATTAGGTCAACTGCACATAAAATAATATTTCCTAACTTGTgtattgatacgtccattttgcatcactattttatatcataatttactgttattcattgatatatttcgtatttagagatgatacttatgttatttcatctattttgcatgtttcatgattattggagaatcgcgcaccggagtcaggattctgctggaaaaagcaccgtcagaatgcaatatgtcggaagatcaacaattgacggaaattacacggaaaatcttatttttccagaagacggagatagccaaaaggaggagccgaggagggccaccatggccccccccataggccggcgcgggcccaggcctggccgcgccgccttgtggggagggggcccacagccccctctggcctcctctccttcgcgtacttcttcaccccgaaaacctaagctccaggggatagtcgcgaagagtcacagccgcctctgcggggcggaaaacaccagagagaaaagagctctccggcaggctgaaatctgccggggaaattccctcccggagggggaaatcgatgccatcgtcaccgtcatcgagctgaacatcattgggatcatcatcaccatcatctccatcatcatcactgccatctccaccgctgcaccttgtcaccgctgtaacatctagggttgaatcttgattgtttgataggggaaactctcccggtattgatttctacttgttattgatgctattgagtgaaactattggaccaaggtttatgttcagattgttattcatcatcatatcacctctgatcatgttccataagatgtctcgtgagtagttcgtttagttcttgagaacatgggtgaagtctaaatgttagtagtgaattatgttgggtaatattcaatggtttgatatttaagttgtggtgttattcttctagtggtgtcatgtgaacgtcgactacatgatacttcacctttatgggcataggggaatacatcttgtattcgtttgccaattgcggggttgccggagtgacagaaacctaaacccccgttggtatatcgatgcaggagggatagcaggatctcagagtttaaggctgtggttagatttatcttaattactttcttgtagttgcggatgcttgcaaggggtataatcacaagtatgtattagtcctaggaagggcggtgcattagcataggttcacccacacaacacttatcaaaacaatgaagattaatcagctatatgaagcaaaagcactagactaaattcccgtgtgtcctcaagaacgtttggtcattataagtaaacaaaccgtcttgtcctttgtgctaaaaaggattgggccactcgctgcaattatttttctcgcattttacttactcgtactttatttatctgctatatcaaaaccccctgaatacttgtctgtgagcctttacagtgaatccttcatcgaaactgcttgtcaacaccttctgctcctcgttgggttcgacactcttatttatcgaaagtactacgatacaccccctatatttgtgggtcatcaagactattttctggcgccgttgccggggagtgaagcgctattggtaagtggaattggtaagggaaacttttactgtttgtgctgattttatttc
This region of Lolium perenne isolate Kyuss_39 chromosome 2, Kyuss_2.0, whole genome shotgun sequence genomic DNA includes:
- the LOC139835676 gene encoding uncharacterized protein, with the translated sequence MAEFLKLDFVKAFDSVSSSSLRSVMLARGFPVLWCDWLDDIFSSSRFAVLLNGVPVRCASGVCVKATLCRHTSSSSLPTFSSGWFAVTTQFEHATGLAINYEKSILVPMHVDTARLSGIQSTLNCRVKGFPQTYLGLPLSTEKLRMAAFNPLIAKVDKYLSGWRALLLSAGGHLVLLNAVLGALPTFAMGALELPPVVLAVLDRLRRAFHWAATDKVSGAKCLVSWEQVCHSRNEGGLGVRSISAQNSCLLLKLLHRLYYATDESWLRLVLGSAGWATT